In the genome of Meles meles chromosome 4, mMelMel3.1 paternal haplotype, whole genome shotgun sequence, one region contains:
- the GALNT15 gene encoding polypeptide N-acetylgalactosaminyltransferase 15 isoform X4, producing the protein MLGATRATGDVLVFMDSHCECHPGWLEPLLSRIAGDRSRVVSPVIDVIDWKTFQYYPSKDLQRGVLDWKLDFHWEPLSERDRKALQSPISPIRSPVVPSGVVAIDRHYFQNTGAYDPLMSLQGGENLELSLKVWLCGGSVEILPCSRVGHIYRNRETHSPVDQEAVLRNKVRIAETWLGSFKETFYRHSPEAFSLSKAEKPDCTERLQLQRRLGCRTFHWFLANIYPELYPSECRPRFSGKLHNTGLGFCVDCQAEGDLLGCAMRLAPCSDSRQQQRLKHTSRKGIHFGSAQPLCFAVRQEQVILQNCTEEGPDIHQQYWDFQENGMIVHILSGKCMEAVVQENSKDLYLRQCDGKASQLWRFDNVSSVDK; encoded by the exons ATGCTGGGGGCCACCAGGGCCACCGGGGATGTGCTGGTCTTCATGGATTCCCACTGTGAGTGCCACCCGGGCTGGCTGGAGCCCCTCCTCAGCAGAATAGCTGGTGACAG GAGCCGAGTGGTATCTCCCGTCATAGATGTAATCGACTGGAAGACTTTCCAGTATTACCCCTCCAAGGACCTGCAGCGTGGGGTGTTGGACTGGAAGCTGGATTTCCACTGGGAGCCTTTGTCGGAGCGAGACAGGAAGGCCCTCCAGTCCCCCATCAGCCCCATCAG GAGCCCTGTGGTGCCCAGCGGGGTTGTGGCCATCGACAGACATTACTTCCAAAACACTGGAGCATATGACCCTCTCATGTCTCTGCAGGGTGGCGAAAACCTCGAGCTGTCTCTCAAG GTCTGGCTCTGTGGTGGCTCCGTTGAAATCCTCCCCTGCTCTCGGGTGGGACACATCTACCGGAATCGGGAAACCCACTCCCCCGTTGATCAGGAGGCCGTTCTGCGGAACAAGGTTCGCATTGCTGAGACTTGGCTGGGCTCTTTCAAAGAGACCTTCTACAGGCACAGCCCAGAGGCCTTCTCCTTGAGCAAG GCCGAGAAGCCGGACTGCACAGAACGCCTGCagctgcaaaggaggctgggcTGTCGGACGTTCCACTGGTTTCTGGCCAACATCTACCCTGAGCTGTACCCATCGGAGTGCAGGCCCAGGTTCTCTGGAAAG CTCCACAACACTGGACTTGGCTTCTGTGTAGACTGCCAGGCAGAAGGGGACCTCCTGGGCTGTGCCATGAGGCTAGCTCCTTGCAGTGACAGCCGGCAGCAGCAG CGTCTGAAGCACACCAGCAGGAAGGGGATCCACTTCGGCAGCGCACAGCCTCTGTGCTTTGCTGTCAGGCAAGAGCAGGTGATTCTTCAGAACTGCACGGAGGAAGGCCCTGACATCCATCAACAGTACTGGGACTTCCAAGAA AATGGAATGATTGTCCACATTCTTTCTGGGAAATGCATGGAAGCTGTGGTGCAGGAAAACAGTAAAGATTTGTACCTGCGCCAGTGTGATGGAAAAGCCAGCCAGCTGTGGCGATTTGACAACGTCAGCAGTGTGGATAAATGA
- the GALNT15 gene encoding polypeptide N-acetylgalactosaminyltransferase 15 isoform X5, giving the protein MGLPEKPSTAKRSRVVSPVIDVIDWKTFQYYPSKDLQRGVLDWKLDFHWEPLSERDRKALQSPISPIRSPVVPSGVVAIDRHYFQNTGAYDPLMSLQGGENLELSLKVWLCGGSVEILPCSRVGHIYRNRETHSPVDQEAVLRNKVRIAETWLGSFKETFYRHSPEAFSLSKAEKPDCTERLQLQRRLGCRTFHWFLANIYPELYPSECRPRFSGKLHNTGLGFCVDCQAEGDLLGCAMRLAPCSDSRQQQRLKHTSRKGIHFGSAQPLCFAVRQEQVILQNCTEEGPDIHQQYWDFQENGMIVHILSGKCMEAVVQENSKDLYLRQCDGKASQLWRFDNVSSVDK; this is encoded by the exons ATGGGGCTCCCTGAGAAACCTTCCACAGCTAAGAG GAGCCGAGTGGTATCTCCCGTCATAGATGTAATCGACTGGAAGACTTTCCAGTATTACCCCTCCAAGGACCTGCAGCGTGGGGTGTTGGACTGGAAGCTGGATTTCCACTGGGAGCCTTTGTCGGAGCGAGACAGGAAGGCCCTCCAGTCCCCCATCAGCCCCATCAG GAGCCCTGTGGTGCCCAGCGGGGTTGTGGCCATCGACAGACATTACTTCCAAAACACTGGAGCATATGACCCTCTCATGTCTCTGCAGGGTGGCGAAAACCTCGAGCTGTCTCTCAAG GTCTGGCTCTGTGGTGGCTCCGTTGAAATCCTCCCCTGCTCTCGGGTGGGACACATCTACCGGAATCGGGAAACCCACTCCCCCGTTGATCAGGAGGCCGTTCTGCGGAACAAGGTTCGCATTGCTGAGACTTGGCTGGGCTCTTTCAAAGAGACCTTCTACAGGCACAGCCCAGAGGCCTTCTCCTTGAGCAAG GCCGAGAAGCCGGACTGCACAGAACGCCTGCagctgcaaaggaggctgggcTGTCGGACGTTCCACTGGTTTCTGGCCAACATCTACCCTGAGCTGTACCCATCGGAGTGCAGGCCCAGGTTCTCTGGAAAG CTCCACAACACTGGACTTGGCTTCTGTGTAGACTGCCAGGCAGAAGGGGACCTCCTGGGCTGTGCCATGAGGCTAGCTCCTTGCAGTGACAGCCGGCAGCAGCAG CGTCTGAAGCACACCAGCAGGAAGGGGATCCACTTCGGCAGCGCACAGCCTCTGTGCTTTGCTGTCAGGCAAGAGCAGGTGATTCTTCAGAACTGCACGGAGGAAGGCCCTGACATCCATCAACAGTACTGGGACTTCCAAGAA AATGGAATGATTGTCCACATTCTTTCTGGGAAATGCATGGAAGCTGTGGTGCAGGAAAACAGTAAAGATTTGTACCTGCGCCAGTGTGATGGAAAAGCCAGCCAGCTGTGGCGATTTGACAACGTCAGCAGTGTGGATAAATGA